A single Methylomonas sp. AM2-LC DNA region contains:
- the fbaA gene encoding class II fructose-bisphosphate aldolase, translated as MSQKIFDVVKPGVVTGEDVQKIFAICKENQFALPAVNVISTDTINSVLEAAAKVKSAVVIQFSNGGAAFVAGKGLKAEGQQASILGAISGAHHVHAMAEHYGVPVILHTDHAAKKLLPWIDGLLDAGEKHFAATGKPLFSSHMLDLSEESLTENIEICGKYLQRMSKLGMTLEIELGCTGGEEDGVDNSGMDHSALYTQPEDVAYAYEQLSKISHRFTIAASFGNVHGVYSPGNVKLTPTILANSQKFVSEKFGLPHNTLNFVFHGGSGSSPEEIKESISYGVVKMNIDTDTQWASWAGVMEFYKKNEAYLQGQIGNPEGSDKPNKKYYDPRVWQRAGQVGMVTRLEQAFKELNAVNSL; from the coding sequence ATGTCACAAAAAATATTCGATGTTGTTAAGCCCGGTGTCGTTACCGGTGAAGATGTTCAAAAAATCTTTGCAATTTGCAAAGAAAATCAATTTGCTTTACCCGCTGTTAATGTTATCAGCACCGATACGATTAATTCAGTATTAGAAGCAGCCGCAAAAGTAAAATCAGCGGTTGTCATTCAATTTTCAAATGGTGGTGCTGCATTTGTTGCTGGTAAAGGTTTAAAAGCAGAAGGTCAACAAGCCTCAATATTGGGTGCAATTTCTGGTGCTCACCATGTGCACGCTATGGCAGAACATTATGGTGTGCCTGTTATCCTACATACAGACCATGCAGCTAAAAAATTATTGCCTTGGATAGATGGTCTTTTGGATGCGGGTGAAAAGCATTTCGCCGCGACTGGTAAGCCGTTGTTTAGCTCTCACATGTTGGATTTATCAGAAGAAAGTCTGACTGAAAATATAGAGATTTGCGGAAAATATCTGCAACGTATGTCAAAATTGGGCATGACGCTGGAGATTGAACTGGGCTGTACCGGTGGCGAAGAAGATGGTGTAGATAATAGTGGTATGGACCATTCCGCATTGTATACTCAGCCAGAAGATGTTGCATATGCATATGAACAGTTGAGCAAAATTAGCCATCGTTTTACTATCGCAGCTTCATTTGGCAATGTACATGGCGTTTATTCTCCAGGAAATGTTAAATTAACGCCTACAATTTTGGCTAATTCGCAAAAATTTGTTTCAGAGAAATTCGGCTTGCCGCATAATACACTTAACTTTGTGTTCCATGGCGGTTCAGGTTCCTCACCTGAGGAAATTAAAGAATCCATTAGCTACGGCGTAGTAAAAATGAATATCGATACCGATACGCAGTGGGCATCTTGGGCTGGCGTTATGGAGTTCTATAAGAAGAATGAAGCCTACTTACAAGGACAAATTGGTAATCCTGAAGGAAGCGATAAACCAAATAAAAAATACTACGATCCTCGCGTTTGGCAACGTGCAGGACAAGTGGGTATGGTCACTCGTCTGGAACAAGCATTCAAAGAATTGAACGCAGTCAATTCACTGTAA
- the tkt gene encoding transketolase, with protein MPSRRDLANAIRALSMDAVQKANSGHPGAPMGMADIAEVLWNDFLQHNPANPHWPNRDRFILSNGHGSMLLYSLLHLAGYDLPIEELKNFRQLHSRTAGHPEYGYAPGVETTTGPLGQGITNAVGFALAERTLAGQFNRPGHSIVDHYTYVFLGDGCLMEGISHEACSLAGSMQLGKLIAIYDDNNISIDGEVRGHGNVTGWFLDNTPKRFEAYGWHVIPKVDGHDAEAVKKALEEARKVTDKPTIICCQTIIGWGSPNKEGKEECHGAALGEAEIAATRERIGWPHPAFEIPADIKAGWDAHSKGARLETEWNAQLAAYRAAHPELAAEFERRVSGKLPSDWNEKANAFIAAVDAKAETIASRKASQNTLNGFGPLLPELLGGSADLAGSNLTLWSGCKDVNASGHDGNYIYYGVREFGMSAIMNGLVLHGGFRPYGATFLMFSEYARNALRMAALMKIPTIFVYTHDSIGLGEDGPTHQPVEQTATLRMIPNMQVWRPCDAVESAVSWKAAIDRQEGPSTLIFSRQNLPHVPRTAAQIEAIRKGGYILKDSVGSPDAIIIATGSEVELALKAAEALSGKGKNIRVVSIPSTNVFEAQDQAYQDSVLPPSVSKRVVVEAGVTAGWWKYAGSQGKIVGLDRFGESAPAGQLFKEFGFTVDNVVANVEAVL; from the coding sequence ATGCCTTCGCGTAGAGATTTAGCGAACGCCATCCGCGCCCTCAGCATGGACGCCGTGCAAAAAGCCAATTCAGGACACCCAGGCGCACCTATGGGTATGGCCGATATAGCAGAAGTACTGTGGAACGATTTTCTGCAACACAATCCTGCCAACCCCCACTGGCCAAATCGCGACCGTTTTATTTTGTCCAATGGTCACGGCTCCATGTTGCTGTACTCGTTACTGCATCTGGCAGGCTATGATTTGCCGATAGAAGAACTTAAGAATTTTCGTCAATTGCATTCACGTACCGCCGGTCACCCGGAATATGGTTATGCACCTGGCGTAGAAACCACTACGGGTCCTTTGGGCCAAGGCATTACCAATGCCGTGGGTTTTGCACTGGCAGAACGTACGCTGGCAGGCCAATTTAACCGTCCAGGACACAGTATTGTCGATCACTACACTTATGTGTTTTTGGGTGATGGCTGCTTAATGGAAGGCATCTCGCACGAAGCCTGTTCACTGGCGGGTTCCATGCAACTGGGCAAACTGATTGCAATCTACGACGACAACAACATCTCGATTGATGGTGAAGTGCGTGGTCATGGCAATGTAACGGGCTGGTTCCTGGACAACACACCAAAACGCTTTGAAGCGTATGGCTGGCATGTTATCCCTAAAGTAGATGGTCACGATGCTGAAGCGGTGAAAAAAGCGCTTGAAGAAGCCCGTAAAGTGACTGACAAACCGACTATTATTTGCTGCCAAACCATCATTGGCTGGGGTTCACCCAACAAAGAAGGCAAAGAAGAATGTCACGGAGCGGCACTTGGCGAAGCAGAAATTGCAGCAACGCGTGAACGTATTGGTTGGCCACACCCTGCATTTGAGATCCCTGCTGACATTAAAGCAGGCTGGGATGCACATAGCAAAGGTGCGCGTCTAGAAACAGAGTGGAATGCACAACTGGCCGCTTATCGTGCCGCTCATCCTGAGCTGGCTGCCGAATTTGAACGCCGTGTGTCAGGCAAACTACCCAGTGACTGGAACGAAAAAGCCAACGCATTTATAGCTGCGGTGGATGCCAAAGCTGAAACCATTGCCAGTCGTAAAGCGTCACAAAATACCCTGAACGGTTTTGGGCCTTTACTACCTGAGTTATTGGGCGGCTCTGCTGACTTGGCAGGCTCCAACCTGACACTGTGGTCTGGTTGTAAAGATGTGAACGCCAGTGGTCATGACGGCAACTATATTTATTATGGCGTACGTGAATTTGGTATGTCTGCCATCATGAACGGCTTGGTTCTGCACGGTGGCTTCAGACCTTATGGCGCAACATTCCTGATGTTCTCGGAATATGCGCGTAATGCACTGCGGATGGCGGCGTTGATGAAAATTCCGACCATTTTTGTTTATACGCATGACTCCATCGGCTTAGGCGAAGACGGCCCAACCCATCAACCCGTTGAACAAACGGCAACTTTGCGTATGATACCCAATATGCAAGTTTGGCGTCCTTGCGATGCGGTTGAATCAGCGGTTAGCTGGAAAGCAGCGATTGATCGTCAAGAAGGCCCAAGTACACTGATTTTCTCACGTCAAAATCTGCCACACGTTCCACGTACAGCAGCACAGATTGAGGCTATCAGAAAAGGTGGCTATATTCTGAAAGACAGCGTGGGTAGCCCGGATGCCATTATTATTGCGACGGGTTCTGAAGTGGAATTGGCGCTGAAAGCAGCAGAAGCACTGTCTGGTAAAGGCAAAAACATTCGCGTGGTTTCTATTCCCTCTACGAATGTTTTCGAAGCGCAAGATCAAGCTTATCAAGACAGCGTGCTGCCACCCAGTGTCAGCAAACGGGTCGTGGTAGAAGCAGGTGTGACCGCAGGTTGGTGGAAATATGCCGGCAGCCAAGGCAAAATCGTCGGCTTGGATCGCTTCGGCGAATCAGCTCCGGCAGGCCAACTTTTCAAAGAGTTTGGCTTTACCGTCGATAATGTTGTCGCAAATGTCGAAGCAGTGCTTTAA
- the hxlA gene encoding 3-hexulose-6-phosphate synthase, whose translation MARPLIQMALDSLDFNQTVALADQVAPYVDIFEIGTPCIKYNGINLVNELRNRYPDKLLLVDLKTMDAGEYEAGAFYAAGADICTVLGVSGLATIAGVIKAAKKNGAEVQIDLINVGDKANVAKESVKLGAQIVGIHTGLDAQAAGQTPFSDLQDIARLGLNVRISVAGGIKQATVQQVVEAGANIIVVGAAIYGAPSPAEAAREIRELVDAAAV comes from the coding sequence ATGGCAAGACCATTAATTCAAATGGCGTTGGATTCACTGGATTTCAACCAAACAGTAGCGTTGGCAGATCAAGTAGCGCCTTACGTAGATATTTTTGAAATCGGAACCCCTTGTATTAAATACAACGGTATTAATCTGGTTAACGAACTGAGAAATCGTTATCCTGATAAATTGTTACTGGTAGACCTGAAAACTATGGATGCGGGTGAATACGAAGCAGGTGCTTTTTATGCAGCTGGCGCCGATATCTGTACCGTTTTAGGTGTTTCTGGTTTAGCAACAATTGCTGGGGTTATCAAAGCAGCCAAAAAAAATGGCGCTGAAGTACAAATCGACCTGATCAATGTAGGCGATAAAGCTAACGTTGCAAAAGAATCAGTGAAACTGGGCGCGCAAATCGTTGGTATTCACACTGGTTTGGATGCTCAAGCTGCTGGACAAACACCCTTCTCTGACTTGCAAGACATTGCTCGTCTAGGTTTGAACGTCAGAATTTCTGTTGCTGGCGGTATTAAACAAGCCACTGTTCAACAAGTTGTTGAAGCGGGTGCAAACATTATCGTTGTAGGTGCTGCTATTTACGGAGCTCCATCACCTGCTGAAGCAGCCCGTGAAATTCGTGAGTTGGTAGACGCGGCGGCGGTATAA
- a CDS encoding flagellar basal body-associated FliL family protein, giving the protein MAETHTNEEGKKSPKKLIIIILSAVLLVAAGAGGGFFYMKKVSEAGHEKGGDKEKHAVEEHKEEASHDEKAEPDIFYDLPSPLVVDFPANSSAKVIKISLTILVKGEAAKTALKKNEPMLRNNLLMLISSLGAEKAKTLQGKQELQASMLSEIGKVLEKMAGKNTAKEVYFTEFVMQ; this is encoded by the coding sequence ATGGCTGAAACTCATACGAACGAAGAGGGAAAAAAATCCCCGAAGAAATTGATTATTATTATCCTGAGTGCCGTGTTGTTAGTCGCTGCTGGTGCTGGAGGAGGGTTCTTTTATATGAAGAAAGTATCCGAAGCTGGACACGAAAAAGGTGGGGATAAAGAAAAACATGCCGTTGAGGAACATAAAGAAGAAGCTAGTCACGACGAAAAAGCTGAGCCTGATATATTTTATGATTTACCCAGTCCATTAGTGGTGGATTTTCCAGCAAATAGTAGTGCTAAAGTCATTAAAATTTCTTTGACCATTTTGGTTAAAGGTGAAGCTGCTAAAACAGCATTAAAGAAAAACGAACCCATGTTACGTAACAATTTATTAATGTTAATTAGTTCCTTAGGTGCTGAAAAAGCCAAAACTTTACAAGGTAAACAAGAATTGCAAGCATCTATGCTAAGCGAGATCGGAAAGGTACTAGAGAAGATGGCAGGTAAGAATACTGCTAAAGAAGTCTATTTCACTGAATTTGTAATGCAGTAA
- the fliO gene encoding flagellar biosynthetic protein FliO, producing MCINRLLLFLGGLALTLTCHAEETVPQPQLTGKIVSSIDVWQCLLALLLVLGIFLVCAWLLRKSGSLALLNRGQLSIVAGLPLGMREKLVLVKVGDKQLLLGVTASRIDKLLELEGEQRLFQNQTSDTESSIFQKKLMQFMQSNRHE from the coding sequence ATGTGTATTAATCGCTTATTACTGTTTTTAGGTGGCTTAGCACTCACTTTGACTTGTCATGCTGAGGAAACTGTACCCCAGCCACAATTAACGGGAAAAATTGTTTCGTCAATTGATGTTTGGCAGTGCTTGCTCGCTTTATTGCTAGTATTGGGTATATTTTTAGTCTGCGCCTGGTTATTACGTAAATCGGGTAGTTTGGCATTACTAAACAGAGGACAGCTGAGTATAGTGGCTGGTTTGCCGTTGGGTATGCGAGAAAAGCTGGTTTTAGTTAAAGTTGGCGATAAGCAATTGTTGTTAGGTGTTACCGCTAGTCGCATTGACAAATTGCTTGAACTCGAAGGTGAACAACGCCTATTCCAAAATCAGACTAGTGATACGGAGTCGAGCATTTTTCAGAAAAAACTAATGCAGTTTATGCAGAGTAACAGACATGAATAA
- the fliN gene encoding flagellar motor switch protein FliN, with amino-acid sequence MSENDEDIGDDWAAAMNEQAIAEKGEEGKSSTNDYVSAEFPDLGEQSPQKPLNSDEVKLEVILDVPVTLSLEIGRTKINIRNLLQLNQGSVVELDRFAGEPMDVLVNGTLVAHGEVVVVNDKFGIRLTDIISPSERVRKLG; translated from the coding sequence ATGAGCGAAAACGACGAAGATATTGGTGACGATTGGGCTGCGGCGATGAATGAACAGGCCATCGCAGAAAAAGGTGAAGAAGGGAAATCTTCAACCAACGATTATGTTTCTGCTGAGTTTCCAGATCTGGGTGAACAAAGTCCGCAAAAACCACTTAATTCAGATGAAGTTAAGCTGGAAGTGATTCTAGATGTTCCTGTTACCCTGTCATTAGAAATTGGTAGAACCAAAATTAATATTCGAAATCTGTTACAACTTAATCAAGGATCAGTGGTGGAATTGGATCGCTTTGCTGGTGAACCAATGGATGTTCTGGTAAATGGTACATTGGTTGCTCATGGTGAGGTTGTGGTCGTTAATGATAAATTTGGAATTCGTTTAACAGATATTATTAGCCCTTCAGAGCGGGTTAGAAAGTTGGGTTGA
- the fliP gene encoding flagellar type III secretion system pore protein FliP (The bacterial flagellar biogenesis protein FliP forms a type III secretion system (T3SS)-type pore required for flagellar assembly.), with protein MNKFWYSLVLLIFLSFYFQESVCAAIPGIDAITVTSNAKGGQNYTVTIQILFLMTMLTLLPALLLTMTSFTRIMIVLSLLRQALGTSQVPTNQVLLGLSLFLTIFIMMPVLEKVNDNAVQPYLEEKIDTLTALQKASEPIRQFMLKQTREADIDMFIRVSGKENINKPEDVPFSLLLPAYVTSELKTAFQIGFVLFLPFLVIDMVVASVLMSMGMMMLSPMIVSLPFKIMLFVLADGWSMVLEMLAASFYV; from the coding sequence ATGAATAAATTTTGGTATAGCTTGGTATTGCTGATTTTTCTAAGTTTCTATTTTCAGGAATCTGTTTGCGCTGCAATACCTGGAATTGATGCGATTACTGTTACTAGTAATGCTAAGGGTGGACAGAATTATACGGTAACTATCCAGATTTTGTTTTTAATGACAATGCTGACTTTATTGCCAGCATTGTTATTAACGATGACCTCATTTACCCGAATTATGATAGTGCTGAGCTTACTTAGACAGGCGCTGGGTACATCGCAGGTTCCCACTAATCAAGTATTATTAGGGTTATCGTTGTTTCTGACCATTTTTATCATGATGCCCGTTCTGGAAAAGGTTAACGATAATGCTGTGCAGCCCTATCTGGAAGAAAAAATAGATACATTAACAGCCTTACAAAAAGCCTCAGAGCCTATCAGGCAGTTTATGCTGAAACAAACACGCGAGGCTGATATTGATATGTTTATTAGAGTTTCTGGCAAGGAAAACATTAATAAGCCTGAGGATGTGCCTTTTTCATTATTACTACCTGCTTATGTAACCAGTGAACTTAAAACAGCTTTTCAGATTGGATTTGTTCTATTTTTACCCTTTTTAGTTATTGATATGGTCGTTGCTAGTGTTCTAATGTCTATGGGTATGATGATGCTGTCGCCGATGATCGTATCATTGCCATTCAAAATCATGTTGTTTGTACTTGCAGATGGTTGGTCTATGGTTTTGGAGATGCTAGCTGCCAGTTTTTATGTTTAA
- the cmoB gene encoding tRNA 5-methoxyuridine(34)/uridine 5-oxyacetic acid(34) synthase CmoB, with protein sequence MVDYLSLYQTLDTLGAGDWANILSSQVEQAFAEQVHGDLVKWRKVIDDLSQFDTSSRDLFSHVQIGRAADLTFSEQELLNVALKKLHPWRKGPFSLFGIEIDSEWRSDWKWERLKKQIAPLNNRLVLDVGCGNGYHCWRMLGAGAKLVVGIDPTLLSVLQFQMIRKLYGDAAVYVLPIGIDDMPNNLQLFDTVFSMGVLYHRRSPIDHLLELKNCLRSGGELVLETLVIEGGAEHILVPEQRYAQMRNVWFLPSCDALLVWLKRCGFKNIKLVDVTKTSIDEQRSTEWMQFHSLRNFLDHEDQNFTCEGLPAPVRAIFIAENG encoded by the coding sequence ATGGTTGATTATCTATCTTTATACCAAACGCTGGATACTTTGGGCGCAGGAGATTGGGCAAATATATTGTCTTCGCAAGTAGAACAAGCATTTGCCGAACAGGTACATGGTGACTTGGTGAAATGGCGGAAAGTGATTGATGACTTGTCACAATTTGATACTTCTAGTCGCGATTTATTCAGCCATGTACAAATTGGTAGAGCTGCCGATTTGACGTTTAGTGAGCAAGAGCTGCTGAATGTTGCTTTAAAAAAATTGCATCCTTGGCGTAAGGGGCCTTTTAGCTTATTTGGTATTGAAATTGATAGCGAATGGCGTTCCGATTGGAAATGGGAGCGTCTTAAAAAGCAGATTGCACCATTAAATAATAGGCTTGTGTTAGATGTGGGTTGCGGTAATGGTTACCATTGCTGGCGCATGTTGGGTGCTGGGGCAAAATTAGTAGTTGGAATTGATCCTACCCTTTTAAGTGTGTTGCAATTTCAAATGATACGTAAACTATATGGTGATGCGGCTGTTTATGTTTTACCTATCGGTATCGATGATATGCCTAACAATCTGCAACTTTTCGATACTGTATTTTCTATGGGGGTACTGTATCATCGCCGTTCACCCATTGATCATTTGCTCGAACTCAAAAATTGTTTACGCAGTGGTGGTGAATTGGTATTAGAAACATTGGTCATTGAGGGGGGAGCAGAGCATATTCTAGTACCCGAACAACGTTATGCGCAAATGCGTAATGTCTGGTTTTTACCTAGTTGCGACGCATTACTGGTATGGTTAAAACGTTGTGGATTCAAAAATATAAAGCTTGTTGATGTGACTAAGACTTCGATTGATGAGCAGCGTAGTACGGAATGGATGCAGTTTCATTCCTTGCGCAACTTCCTTGATCATGAGGATCAAAATTTTACTTGTGAAGGCTTGCCAGCACCTGTTCGCGCAATCTTTATTGCAGAGAATGGGTAA
- the fliM gene encoding flagellar motor switch protein FliM translates to MSSVDLLSQDEIDALLHGVDDGDVETDVNDEKTSKEARSYDFNSQERIVRGRMPTLEMVNERFARYFRISLFNFLRRASEISVSGIQVQKFSEFIQGLFVPTNLNVMRMSPLRGRALIVMEPRLVFTAVDNFFGGGGQFYNKVEGREFTPTEMRIIRLIIEMIFKDLAEAWKPVMDIEFEYINSEVNPQFANIVSPSEIVVISTIHVELEGGGGDINIAMPYSMIEPIREMLDAVTSDRGEVDGRWQEALRVEIMRSEITLKSKLIEKEMAISEIIKLKKGDVIPIEMPETVLLEVENVPVFKGKLGLSDGNYAVEIINKMTLDNI, encoded by the coding sequence ATGTCTAGCGTAGATCTTTTATCCCAAGATGAAATTGATGCATTATTACACGGCGTTGATGATGGCGATGTTGAAACTGATGTAAACGATGAAAAAACCAGTAAGGAGGCGAGAAGTTACGACTTTAATAGTCAAGAGAGAATCGTACGTGGCAGGATGCCAACACTGGAAATGGTTAATGAACGTTTTGCCCGATATTTTCGTATTTCATTATTTAATTTTTTACGCCGTGCTTCAGAAATATCAGTCTCTGGTATTCAGGTGCAAAAATTTTCGGAATTTATTCAAGGCTTGTTCGTACCTACTAATTTGAATGTGATGCGAATGTCTCCTTTACGGGGTCGTGCGCTAATCGTAATGGAACCACGATTAGTATTTACTGCAGTTGATAATTTTTTTGGGGGTGGCGGACAGTTCTACAATAAAGTTGAAGGACGAGAATTTACACCAACGGAAATGCGTATTATTCGCTTGATAATTGAAATGATCTTCAAAGATTTGGCGGAAGCTTGGAAGCCTGTAATGGATATTGAGTTTGAATATATCAATTCAGAAGTCAATCCGCAATTTGCAAATATCGTTAGTCCTTCTGAGATAGTGGTAATTTCAACTATTCATGTTGAATTGGAGGGCGGTGGTGGTGATATCAATATCGCTATGCCCTATTCCATGATTGAACCCATTAGAGAAATGTTGGATGCAGTGACTAGTGATCGTGGGGAAGTTGATGGTCGTTGGCAAGAGGCGTTAAGAGTCGAAATAATGCGTAGTGAGATTACCCTGAAAAGTAAATTGATTGAAAAAGAAATGGCTATTAGTGAAATCATAAAGCTTAAGAAAGGGGACGTTATTCCCATTGAAATGCCCGAAACTGTGCTGCTTGAAGTCGAAAATGTTCCGGTATTCAAAGGTAAACTAGGGTTGTCTGACGGCAATTATGCTGTTGAAATTATAAACAAAATGACGCTGGACAATATATAA
- the hxlB gene encoding 6-phospho-3-hexuloisomerase yields MHQQLIIDKISGILEATDDTYDQKITDLLDNSKRIFISGAGRSGLIGRFFAMRLMHSGYDVSVVGEIVTPSIKSGDLLIIISGSGETEQLIAFTKKAKQIGAKIALISAKDDSTIGDLADTTFQIGRAEQYGKVRGMPMGTVFELSTLFFLEATVSHLIHEKGIPEEEMKSRHANLE; encoded by the coding sequence ATGCATCAGCAACTTATTATCGATAAAATATCAGGCATCTTAGAAGCGACTGATGACACTTATGATCAAAAGATTACCGATTTGTTGGATAATTCAAAGCGAATTTTTATATCCGGAGCAGGTCGCTCTGGTCTGATTGGTCGTTTTTTTGCAATGCGCTTAATGCACAGCGGCTATGACGTCAGTGTGGTTGGAGAAATAGTTACTCCCAGCATAAAAAGCGGTGATTTGTTAATTATTATTTCTGGATCAGGTGAAACTGAACAGTTAATAGCTTTTACTAAAAAAGCAAAACAAATAGGTGCGAAAATCGCACTGATTTCGGCTAAAGACGATTCGACGATAGGTGATCTCGCTGACACAACTTTCCAAATTGGAAGAGCCGAACAATATGGCAAAGTTAGAGGTATGCCTATGGGTACTGTGTTCGAGTTATCGACCTTGTTTTTCCTGGAAGCGACCGTTTCGCATTTGATCCATGAAAAAGGTATACCAGAAGAAGAAATGAAATCTAGACACGCAAATCTGGAATAG
- the fliQ gene encoding flagellar biosynthesis protein FliQ, which produces MTPEIISSLAQQTVLVTLKIMGPILLAALLVGLLVSMFQAATSIQEQTLTFIPKLAIVVIVLMIAGPAMLQLLIDYFQDLLRELPTLIG; this is translated from the coding sequence ATGACGCCAGAAATAATCTCCTCACTTGCTCAGCAAACCGTATTGGTCACACTTAAAATTATGGGGCCAATTTTACTGGCGGCCTTGCTGGTCGGATTGCTGGTATCTATGTTTCAGGCCGCTACATCAATTCAGGAACAAACCTTAACGTTTATTCCCAAGTTAGCCATTGTGGTGATCGTATTAATGATTGCTGGTCCAGCCATGCTGCAACTCTTGATTGATTATTTTCAGGATTTGCTGCGTGAACTTCCTACTTTGATAGGATGA
- a CDS encoding transaldolase, producing MAKNLLEQLREITVVVADTGDIQAIETFKPRDATTNPSLITAAAQMPQYQGIVDDTLRGARATLGANASAAEVVSLAFDRLAVSFGLKILEIIPGRVSTEVDARLSFDVDATIAKGRELIAQYEAAGISKSRILIKIAATWEGIQAAAVLEKEGIACNLTLLFGLHQAIACAENGITLISPFVGRILDWYKKDTGRDSYAPAEDPGVLSVTEVYNYYKKFGYKTEVMGASFRNVGEITELAGCDLLTIAPSLLAELQAVEAELPRKLDPSKAAASSVEKINVDKATFVAMHEENRMAKEKLAEGIEGFTKALETLEKLLSDRLTSLEG from the coding sequence ATGGCAAAAAATTTACTAGAACAACTTCGCGAAATTACAGTCGTTGTCGCAGATACTGGCGATATTCAGGCGATTGAGACTTTTAAGCCGCGTGATGCAACCACCAATCCATCGTTGATTACGGCAGCTGCACAAATGCCGCAATATCAAGGTATCGTTGACGATACCTTGCGTGGTGCTAGAGCAACATTAGGTGCCAATGCTTCCGCTGCGGAAGTAGTTTCCTTAGCTTTTGATCGTTTAGCTGTTTCTTTTGGTTTGAAGATTTTGGAAATTATTCCAGGTCGAGTTTCTACTGAAGTTGATGCTAGATTATCTTTCGATGTTGACGCAACTATTGCTAAAGGTCGCGAATTGATTGCTCAATATGAAGCCGCTGGTATTTCAAAATCGCGGATTCTGATTAAAATAGCAGCAACCTGGGAAGGTATTCAAGCGGCTGCGGTACTTGAGAAAGAAGGCATTGCTTGTAATTTGACTTTATTATTTGGTTTACACCAAGCGATTGCCTGTGCGGAAAATGGTATTACCTTAATTTCGCCTTTTGTAGGCAGAATTTTGGATTGGTACAAAAAAGATACGGGTCGTGATTCTTATGCGCCGGCTGAAGATCCTGGTGTATTGTCAGTTACTGAGGTATATAACTATTACAAAAAATTTGGTTATAAAACAGAAGTAATGGGTGCCAGCTTTAGAAATGTAGGTGAGATTACTGAATTGGCAGGTTGTGATCTGTTGACGATTGCCCCATCATTGCTGGCTGAATTGCAAGCGGTTGAAGCAGAATTGCCACGTAAACTGGATCCAAGTAAAGCTGCGGCTTCAAGTGTAGAAAAAATTAATGTCGATAAAGCTACTTTTGTTGCGATGCATGAAGAAAATCGCATGGCGAAAGAAAAATTGGCAGAAGGGATTGAAGGATTTACCAAAGCATTGGAAACATTGGAAAAATTGTTATCTGATCGCTTGACTAGCTTAGAAGGCTAA